In Paenibacillus sp. BIC5C1, a genomic segment contains:
- a CDS encoding sialidase family protein, which translates to MPVVNITGALGGNQFEPSIATNELLPNIMCAVAVDTSTGPTLIGFYRSIDTGQTWTTTLLQQPAGYAGAEAPTIDYTFPSTFIVTVHIFNGDNDGTIISYTSLDDGVTWTPPVFVNRGYGLIVHNDEPYIAVDRTPGSPYRGNAYVGYTPLATLASSIFLQRSLDQGTTWQIPSRISSPRGFHDRSAIAIGFTGEVYAGYITTGPDSPYALLRISYDGGATFQPPIQQQSTLIASVVPAPSPLPVTNYAFRVQTNLGLGADISNGTFSGTVYATWNDARNGYTDIFLCSSPDGLLWSDPVSITGAPAGSQNFFPSITVSPFTGTVRVIYYSNQIDGFLLDVFVAESFDGGATFANRRLTTTSFNPNGNSSTPTVLIGDYITATTYAPDNLAAVWMATTPPTGKLDVYFGS; encoded by the coding sequence GTGGAAATCAGTTCGAACCTTCTATAGCTACGAACGAATTGCTTCCCAATATTATGTGTGCGGTTGCTGTAGATACAAGTACAGGCCCTACGCTCATTGGGTTTTACCGTTCAATTGATACTGGGCAGACATGGACAACGACACTTTTGCAGCAACCTGCCGGATATGCTGGCGCCGAAGCGCCAACGATTGATTACACATTTCCGAGTACGTTCATAGTGACAGTCCATATATTTAACGGTGATAATGACGGTACAATTATTAGTTACACGTCCCTGGATGATGGGGTGACTTGGACTCCTCCCGTATTTGTGAACAGGGGATATGGCCTTATCGTTCATAATGATGAACCGTATATTGCAGTGGATCGAACACCTGGAAGTCCTTATCGTGGTAACGCGTATGTGGGGTATACACCTCTTGCTACATTGGCATCGTCTATTTTTTTGCAGAGATCATTAGATCAGGGGACAACATGGCAGATTCCAAGCCGAATTTCAAGCCCAAGAGGTTTTCATGATAGAAGTGCTATAGCTATAGGTTTTACTGGTGAGGTATATGCAGGATATATTACTACGGGGCCGGATAGTCCGTACGCTTTACTTCGCATCTCGTACGATGGAGGGGCTACATTTCAGCCACCTATTCAACAACAATCGACGTTGATCGCTTCTGTTGTGCCTGCACCATCTCCCTTACCTGTCACGAACTATGCTTTTCGAGTGCAGACGAACCTGGGCTTGGGTGCTGACATATCCAATGGAACCTTTAGTGGTACAGTCTATGCAACCTGGAATGATGCGCGGAATGGATACACAGACATTTTCCTATGCAGTTCACCGGATGGGCTTCTATGGTCAGATCCCGTTAGCATTACCGGAGCACCTGCCGGGTCACAAAATTTCTTCCCTTCCATCACCGTATCGCCATTCACAGGAACTGTAAGGGTTATTTATTATTCCAATCAAATTGATGGGTTTCTTTTAGATGTGTTTGTTGCTGAATCGTTTGACGGAGGAGCTACCTTTGCGAATCGCAGACTCACGACAACTTCGTTTAATCCCAATGGCAATTCCTCTACACCTACAGTATTAATTGGTGATTATATCACCGCTACAACGTATGCTCCCGATAATTTGGCTGCAGTTTGGATGGCAACAACTCCGCCTACTGGTAAATTGGACGTTTACTTTGGAAGTTGA